One region of Acidimicrobiales bacterium genomic DNA includes:
- a CDS encoding acyl-CoA carboxylase subunit beta, whose translation MADHPMTERLDELQKRKEAALHAGPERAVQRQHDKGKMLARERIDYFLDPGSFHELDMLARHRAHESGIEERPYTDGVITGWGTVDGRKVFLFAQDFTVFGGALGEVFAEKIHKVMDLALSVGAPMIGLNDGAGARIQEGVVSLDGYGGIFWRNVQSSGVIPQVSVILGPCAGGAVYSPAMTDFIFMVREKSHMFITGPDVVRTVTGEEVSLEELGGAGSHSTKSGVATFVGEDEHEVLDEVKALLAQLPSNNLEQAPVVPTDDPPDRACPELNDLMPDSANLPYDMRTVIETVLDDGGFLEYHAAWAGNIVCGFGHLNGRSVGVVGNQPMHFAGVLDIEASEKAARFVRTCDAFNVPLITFVDVPGFLPGVGQEYGGIIRHGAKLLYAYCEATVPRIQVITRKAYGGAYVVMDSKSVGSDLSLAWPSAELAVMGPQGAVEIVYRRELQDADDPATRRAELVDEYTERFANPYVAAERGYVDDVIDPADTRAKLVAGLEMLVSKQDETPRRKHGNVPL comes from the coding sequence CGATGACCGAGCGCCTCGACGAGTTGCAGAAGCGCAAGGAGGCGGCGCTACATGCCGGGCCCGAGCGGGCCGTCCAGCGCCAGCACGACAAAGGCAAGATGCTGGCCCGGGAGCGGATCGACTACTTCCTGGACCCCGGCTCGTTCCACGAGCTGGACATGCTGGCCCGCCACCGGGCCCACGAGAGCGGGATCGAGGAACGCCCCTACACCGACGGCGTCATCACCGGGTGGGGCACTGTGGATGGCCGGAAGGTTTTTCTGTTCGCCCAGGACTTCACCGTGTTCGGTGGTGCTTTGGGTGAGGTGTTTGCCGAGAAGATCCACAAGGTCATGGACCTGGCCCTGAGCGTGGGTGCGCCCATGATTGGTCTCAACGACGGTGCCGGGGCTCGTATCCAGGAGGGCGTGGTCAGCCTCGACGGTTACGGAGGGATCTTCTGGCGCAACGTGCAGTCGTCCGGTGTCATTCCCCAGGTCAGCGTGATCCTCGGACCGTGCGCGGGCGGGGCCGTTTATAGCCCAGCCATGACCGACTTCATCTTTATGGTCCGGGAGAAGTCGCACATGTTCATCACCGGACCCGACGTGGTTAGGACGGTTACCGGCGAGGAGGTCAGCCTCGAGGAGTTGGGCGGAGCGGGCAGCCACTCCACCAAGTCGGGCGTGGCCACCTTCGTCGGCGAGGACGAGCACGAGGTCCTCGACGAGGTAAAGGCGCTGCTGGCCCAGTTGCCGTCCAACAACCTTGAGCAGGCTCCGGTGGTTCCCACCGACGACCCCCCTGATCGGGCCTGCCCGGAACTTAACGACCTCATGCCAGACAGCGCGAACCTCCCGTACGACATGCGTACCGTCATCGAGACGGTGCTCGACGACGGCGGCTTCCTCGAGTACCACGCTGCGTGGGCCGGAAACATCGTCTGCGGATTCGGGCACCTGAACGGCCGCAGCGTCGGCGTGGTGGGCAACCAGCCCATGCACTTCGCCGGGGTGCTGGACATCGAAGCTTCTGAGAAGGCGGCCCGGTTCGTCCGCACCTGCGACGCCTTCAACGTGCCCCTGATCACCTTTGTTGACGTGCCAGGGTTTCTGCCCGGCGTTGGCCAGGAGTACGGCGGCATCATTCGCCACGGGGCCAAGCTGCTCTACGCCTACTGCGAGGCCACGGTGCCCCGGATCCAGGTCATCACCCGCAAGGCCTACGGCGGGGCGTACGTGGTCATGGACTCCAAGTCGGTGGGCTCCGACCTGTCGTTGGCCTGGCCATCGGCCGAGTTGGCCGTGATGGGACCCCAGGGGGCGGTGGAGATCGTGTACCGCCGCGAGCTTCAGGACGCCGACGACCCGGCGACTCGCCGGGCCGAGCTGGTTGACGAGTACACGGAGAGGTTCGCCAACCCGTACGTGGCTGCTGAACGGGGCTATGTGGACGACGTAATCGACCCGGCCGACACGCGGGCCAAACTGGTGGCCGGCCTCGAGATGCTGGTCTCTAAACAGGACGAGACCCCCCGTCGCAAGCACGGGAACGTCCCGCTCTAG
- the aat gene encoding leucyl/phenylalanyl-tRNA--protein transferase: MDASGPVEPPASTWAFPPADTADDHGVVGVGADVDPGTLLAAYRRGLFPMPVEAGGPMAWWSPDPRGVLRPADLRISRSLRRSKNRYEVRIDTAFAEVMVACADPARDHGWIDERITDAYATLHRLGWAHSVECWDGDGLAGGLYGVAIGGLFAGESMFHRRSDASKVALAGLVDLMGNGSDRLVDVQWCTPHLARLGAVEIDREAYLDGLPDLVLADGPDWPA; encoded by the coding sequence GTGGACGCGTCGGGACCGGTTGAGCCGCCGGCCAGCACCTGGGCCTTTCCCCCGGCCGATACGGCCGACGATCACGGTGTGGTGGGTGTCGGCGCCGATGTCGACCCGGGCACCCTCCTGGCCGCCTACCGGAGGGGCTTGTTCCCGATGCCGGTAGAGGCCGGGGGGCCGATGGCCTGGTGGTCTCCGGACCCCCGGGGGGTACTACGGCCTGCGGACCTGCGGATTTCACGGTCGTTGCGCCGGTCGAAGAACCGCTACGAGGTCCGGATCGACACCGCGTTCGCCGAGGTGATGGTGGCCTGCGCCGATCCGGCACGGGACCACGGGTGGATCGACGAGCGGATCACCGACGCCTACGCCACGCTTCACCGGCTGGGGTGGGCCCACTCGGTGGAGTGCTGGGACGGTGATGGCTTGGCCGGTGGGCTCTACGGGGTAGCCATCGGCGGGCTGTTCGCCGGCGAATCGATGTTCCACCGGCGGTCCGATGCCTCCAAGGTGGCCCTGGCTGGCCTGGTCGACCTGATGGGCAACGGTTCCGACCGGCTAGTTGATGTGCAGTGGTGCACCCCACACCTGGCCCGGCTGGGTGCCGTGGAGATCGACCGGGAGGCCTACCTGGATGGCCTGCCCGACCTGGTCCTAGCCGACGGTCCCGACTGGCCGGCCTGA
- a CDS encoding peptidylprolyl isomerase has protein sequence MAKKSRRPAPPPPAARFSPAVRLVSGLTALMMVGSLIFVVVAGGRGGDNTPAPVTVPAPKDCPAVDKSDGPRLSFSSRPTWCLDDGTTYTAVFDTTEGEIRVVLDRERTPETVNNFVVLTRYGYYDDTLLFRFDPSIAIIQGGAPKTNDWSDPGPGYTIPDEGGQFLPLSNGGLIGPFTYQPGDLVMARSAGPNSSGAQFFFATGPEVGLLDAQGTYIVFGHADLAGQAVLEALMGLYRVDETSPYGGGPSRDVVVRSVTIEVG, from the coding sequence ATGGCCAAGAAGTCCCGCCGACCAGCTCCCCCGCCTCCCGCGGCCCGATTCTCGCCGGCCGTCCGCCTGGTGTCGGGGCTGACGGCCCTGATGATGGTGGGAAGCCTGATCTTTGTCGTGGTGGCCGGCGGCCGGGGCGGCGACAACACGCCAGCACCTGTGACCGTTCCGGCGCCCAAGGACTGCCCGGCCGTCGACAAGTCTGACGGACCACGCTTGTCCTTCTCCAGTCGCCCGACCTGGTGCCTTGACGACGGGACCACCTACACGGCTGTTTTCGACACGACGGAAGGCGAGATCCGGGTAGTCCTGGACCGCGAGCGGACGCCGGAGACGGTGAACAACTTCGTCGTGCTCACCCGGTACGGCTACTACGACGACACCCTCCTGTTCCGGTTCGACCCGTCCATCGCAATCATCCAGGGTGGAGCCCCGAAGACCAATGACTGGTCTGATCCGGGACCGGGCTACACCATTCCCGACGAGGGCGGCCAGTTTCTTCCCCTCTCCAACGGTGGGCTGATAGGCCCCTTCACCTACCAGCCGGGCGACCTGGTGATGGCCCGTTCGGCAGGCCCCAACAGTTCGGGTGCCCAGTTCTTCTTCGCCACCGGCCCCGAGGTGGGCCTCCTTGACGCCCAGGGCACCTACATCGTCTTCGGACACGCCGACCTGGCGGGGCAGGCCGTCCTGGAGGCCCTGATGGGCCTCTACCGGGTGGACGAAACCTCGCCGTACGGTGGCGGGCCCAGCCGGGACGTCGTGGTCCGGTCGGTCACCATCGAGGTTGGCTGA
- a CDS encoding aspartate kinase yields MALLVKKFGGTSVSDAGRMREVADHVARAVRSGDQVVLVVSAMGKETDDLLRLAGEVSAVHPGREMDMLVTAGERKAMALVCMALHDSGIDSESFTGSQAGFLTDTSHQNARIVEVRPDRVQASLGAGRVPVIGGSQGVSTDNDVTFLGRGGSDTTAVALAHALGADACELYTDVTGVFTTDPRVVPTARRMATVSFEELLEMTATGCPKPAMRSVEYARTHGVRLHVRSAFTWQEGTWVDEEETDMEQAIVSAVTHDTTEAKMTIAGVPDQPGVAATVFRAMADLDVNVDMIVQNVSDHGVTDISFTVPHKDLARSVELSERLAAEIGATGVSSDDSIARVSVIGAGMRTNPGVAATMFETLSACGVNIQMISTSAIRVSCMVDGGQVEEAVRALHDVFGLAEA; encoded by the coding sequence GTGGCCCTCCTCGTAAAGAAGTTCGGTGGTACCTCGGTCTCGGATGCTGGGCGTATGCGCGAGGTGGCTGACCACGTGGCCCGCGCTGTGCGGAGTGGCGACCAGGTGGTGCTCGTGGTCTCAGCCATGGGCAAGGAGACCGACGACTTGTTGCGCCTGGCCGGTGAGGTATCGGCCGTTCACCCGGGCCGCGAGATGGACATGCTCGTCACTGCCGGTGAGCGCAAGGCCATGGCCCTGGTGTGCATGGCCCTCCACGACAGTGGGATCGACTCCGAGTCGTTCACCGGCAGCCAGGCAGGGTTCCTGACCGATACCAGCCATCAGAACGCCCGGATCGTGGAGGTCCGTCCCGACCGCGTCCAGGCCTCGCTAGGCGCCGGACGGGTTCCGGTGATCGGCGGGTCACAGGGCGTGTCGACCGACAACGACGTGACCTTCCTGGGACGAGGGGGCTCAGACACCACGGCGGTGGCCCTGGCCCATGCCCTGGGAGCCGACGCCTGTGAGCTCTACACCGATGTAACCGGGGTCTTCACCACTGACCCCCGGGTGGTTCCAACCGCCCGCCGGATGGCGACTGTCTCTTTCGAGGAACTGCTCGAGATGACGGCCACCGGGTGCCCGAAGCCGGCTATGCGGTCGGTGGAATACGCCCGTACCCACGGGGTGCGGCTGCACGTCCGTTCTGCCTTCACTTGGCAGGAAGGGACGTGGGTCGATGAGGAGGAAACCGATATGGAACAGGCCATCGTCTCGGCGGTCACCCACGACACGACCGAGGCCAAGATGACGATCGCCGGCGTGCCCGACCAGCCGGGGGTGGCGGCCACCGTGTTTCGCGCCATGGCCGACCTGGACGTCAACGTGGACATGATCGTGCAGAACGTGTCCGACCACGGGGTAACCGACATCTCGTTCACCGTGCCCCACAAAGACCTAGCCCGGTCCGTGGAGCTGAGCGAGCGGCTGGCGGCCGAGATCGGCGCCACCGGGGTGTCGTCCGACGACTCGATCGCCCGAGTAAGCGTGATCGGTGCCGGCATGCGTACCAACCCGGGCGTGGCGGCCACCATGTTCGAAACGCTCTCGGCGTGCGGTGTGAACATCCAGATGATCTCCACATCGGCCATCCGGGTGAGCTGCATGGTTGACGGGGGCCAGGTGGAGGAAGCGGTTCGTGCTCTCCACGACGTCTTCGGGCTGGCCGAGGCCTGA
- a CDS encoding aspartate-semialdehyde dehydrogenase, with the protein MNVAVVGATGQVGGVMRSLLLERDFPVGDIRFLASARSAGTTLQWGDREVEVEDTSTADWSGIDVALVSAGKTASLEHSPKMVAAGATVIDNSSGWRMDPDVPLVVPEVNAQALNDIPKGIVANPNCTTMAAMPVLAPLHAEAGLRSLTVATYQAVSGAGLAGVEELASQVAAVLDGAPGLTHDGRAVEFPEPSSFARNIAFNVLAHAGSFVDDGRGETDEEQKLRNESRKILGIPDLAVSGTCVRVPVFTGHSLSVHAEFDNPISPDRATELLAAAPGVALADVPTPLDAAGVDPTIVGRIRSDETRPNGLALFLSGDNLRKGAALNTIQIAEELLRRRA; encoded by the coding sequence ATGAATGTCGCGGTCGTCGGCGCCACCGGCCAGGTCGGAGGGGTCATGCGGAGCCTCCTGCTGGAGCGGGACTTCCCGGTTGGAGATATCCGGTTCCTCGCCTCGGCACGCTCCGCGGGTACGACCCTGCAGTGGGGTGATCGAGAGGTGGAGGTAGAGGACACGTCCACCGCGGACTGGTCGGGCATCGACGTCGCTCTGGTGAGTGCCGGGAAGACGGCCTCGCTGGAGCACTCCCCGAAGATGGTGGCCGCTGGGGCCACGGTGATCGACAACTCCTCGGGCTGGCGTATGGACCCCGATGTCCCGCTGGTCGTACCCGAAGTCAACGCGCAGGCCCTAAACGACATCCCGAAGGGCATCGTGGCCAACCCAAACTGCACCACGATGGCCGCCATGCCGGTGCTGGCCCCCCTCCACGCCGAGGCGGGCCTTCGGTCACTGACCGTGGCCACCTACCAGGCCGTATCGGGAGCCGGCCTCGCCGGGGTCGAGGAACTGGCCTCCCAGGTGGCTGCCGTGCTGGACGGGGCCCCGGGCCTGACCCACGACGGTCGGGCGGTCGAGTTCCCGGAACCGTCTTCGTTCGCCCGCAACATCGCCTTCAACGTGCTGGCCCATGCCGGGTCCTTCGTAGACGACGGTCGGGGAGAGACCGACGAGGAGCAGAAGCTCCGCAACGAGAGCCGCAAAATCCTCGGTATCCCCGACCTGGCGGTCTCCGGAACCTGTGTTCGAGTCCCAGTGTTCACCGGCCACTCGCTGTCCGTCCACGCCGAGTTCGACAACCCAATCAGCCCCGATCGGGCCACCGAGTTACTGGCCGCCGCCCCCGGCGTGGCGCTGGCCGACGTCCCGACGCCGCTCGACGCGGCCGGTGTGGACCCGACCATCGTGGGACGGATCCGATCCGACGAGACACGGCCCAACGGCCTAGCCCTCTTCCTGTCCGGGGACAACCTGCGCAAGGGCGCGGCACTCAACACCATCCAGATCGCCGAAGAACTGCTGCGTCGACGGGCCTGA
- a CDS encoding pyrophosphohydrolase: MELAEVQALMEELYGPVDRDRGVPATVAWLCEELGELAQAARKGTADEQLHELGDVLAWLASLANQLELSLDEAMARYVTDPP; this comes from the coding sequence GTGGAACTTGCTGAGGTTCAGGCCCTCATGGAGGAGCTCTACGGTCCCGTCGACCGTGACCGCGGGGTTCCGGCCACCGTGGCCTGGCTGTGCGAGGAACTCGGGGAGTTAGCCCAGGCCGCCCGAAAGGGAACAGCCGACGAGCAGCTCCACGAGTTGGGCGATGTGCTGGCCTGGCTGGCCAGCTTGGCTAACCAACTGGAGCTGTCGCTGGACGAGGCAATGGCCCGGTACGTCACCGATCCGCCGTAG
- a CDS encoding DMT family transporter translates to MNLALVDRIPRSGRSFGLLLAFTGMFLVSSDALLVRVAERDSEVNGWTIAFMVGLFSTPVAWSLAFRSLGRGTVATVARWRGTLAMTGLLGAVSTTSFLTAVTLTAASNVVAIIAACPIFAAVLARFALRERTSGRTWRAIGATATGIAVIVGGSMSGGGVGGDLLALVAIGGFSINLVIWRRHPELPRTLVVAVTATFIALVTAVPADVSLLDRRAFLATMLMGGFFGPVARLCMSTATRHAPAAEVSLFTPVETVAASLWVWLWFEEVPPTPTFIGGAIVVVAVFYGLTGPARETGLVPPRQS, encoded by the coding sequence ATGAACCTCGCGCTCGTTGACCGGATTCCGCGGTCCGGGCGGTCTTTCGGCCTGTTGTTGGCCTTCACCGGGATGTTCCTGGTATCCAGCGATGCGCTGTTGGTCCGGGTCGCTGAGCGCGATTCCGAGGTGAACGGCTGGACCATCGCCTTCATGGTCGGACTCTTCTCTACGCCGGTGGCATGGTCGCTCGCCTTTCGCTCCCTCGGTCGGGGCACGGTGGCCACCGTGGCCCGGTGGCGGGGCACGTTGGCCATGACCGGCCTGCTGGGTGCTGTCTCGACTACGTCTTTTCTGACCGCCGTGACCCTCACCGCGGCTTCCAACGTGGTGGCCATCATCGCCGCCTGTCCCATCTTCGCCGCCGTCCTGGCTCGGTTCGCTCTTCGCGAGCGCACCTCGGGACGGACCTGGCGGGCTATCGGGGCGACGGCGACCGGCATCGCTGTCATCGTGGGCGGATCGATGAGCGGGGGCGGGGTGGGTGGCGATCTGCTGGCCCTCGTAGCCATCGGGGGATTCTCGATCAACCTCGTGATCTGGCGCCGCCACCCCGAGCTGCCTCGAACCCTCGTGGTGGCCGTGACCGCCACATTCATCGCTCTGGTCACCGCGGTCCCGGCCGACGTCTCGCTGTTGGATCGTCGGGCTTTTCTGGCCACGATGCTCATGGGTGGCTTTTTTGGACCGGTGGCCCGCCTGTGTATGTCTACGGCCACCCGGCACGCTCCGGCCGCCGAGGTCAGCCTGTTCACCCCCGTCGAGACGGTGGCCGCCTCGCTTTGGGTCTGGTTGTGGTTCGAGGAGGTTCCCCCGACGCCCACCTTCATCGGAGGAGCCATCGTGGTGGTGGCCGTCTTTTACGGCCTGACCGGGCCGGCTCGTGAAACGGGCCTGGTCCCTCCGCGGCAGTCATGA
- a CDS encoding sulfatase-like hydrolase/transferase — protein MPRPNILLVTLDQWRGDCLGAAGHPVVRTPHLDRLAAEGIRFTSHYAQAAPCGPSRASLLTGTYQHVHRSVQNGTPLDARFTNVALEARVAGYDPVLFGHTDTTVDPRTVPDDDPRLEDYEGPLPGFRVALELPEHREAWYRWLEDRGHDISDRGRFLRPRADVSIPDGRGASWPPSPFATDETETAFVVGEVLDELERLSADGEPWFVHASIYRPHPPFVVPEPYNDLVDPAEVPEPIVDEPGDNHPFLAAARAWVAPPADPLDLRQVRATYYGMMAEVDAQMGRLLTGLDDLGVADQTVVVVTSDHGEMLGDHGLMSKLGFFDQSFHIPLIIRYPALDGPAGGVVDRFTENVDLMPTLLDLAGAEVPRQCQGRSLRPFLAGEEPDQWRSAVHWEYDFRLFAGVADLPGNQCNLAVHRDRTGKYVHFAGWPALFYDLVDDPGERRPLAAHPSMADHAAALLGWRMATDEQELSDHLALPGGMVVLDA, from the coding sequence GTGCCCCGACCGAACATCTTGCTGGTCACCTTGGACCAGTGGAGAGGCGACTGCCTGGGAGCGGCCGGCCATCCGGTGGTCCGTACACCCCATCTGGACCGGTTGGCCGCCGAGGGGATTCGGTTTACTTCCCACTACGCCCAGGCGGCGCCGTGCGGTCCTAGCCGGGCCAGCCTGCTGACCGGCACCTACCAACATGTGCACCGGTCGGTTCAGAACGGCACTCCGCTGGACGCCCGCTTTACCAATGTGGCCCTCGAGGCCCGAGTTGCTGGATACGACCCGGTGCTGTTCGGCCACACCGATACCACGGTGGACCCGCGCACCGTGCCTGACGACGATCCCCGTCTCGAGGACTACGAGGGCCCGCTGCCCGGATTCCGCGTAGCCCTGGAACTCCCCGAGCATCGGGAAGCTTGGTACCGGTGGCTGGAGGATCGGGGCCATGACATCTCGGACCGCGGGCGGTTCCTGCGACCCCGCGCCGACGTGTCCATCCCCGACGGACGGGGAGCCAGTTGGCCTCCTTCCCCGTTCGCTACAGACGAGACGGAAACGGCGTTTGTGGTGGGCGAGGTGCTCGACGAGCTGGAGCGGTTGTCGGCCGATGGCGAACCCTGGTTTGTCCACGCCTCGATCTACCGTCCCCACCCCCCGTTCGTGGTACCCGAGCCATACAACGACCTGGTGGACCCGGCCGAAGTCCCGGAACCGATCGTCGACGAACCGGGCGACAACCACCCGTTCCTGGCGGCCGCGCGAGCCTGGGTCGCGCCGCCCGCGGATCCGTTGGACCTCCGCCAGGTGCGCGCCACCTACTACGGGATGATGGCCGAGGTGGATGCCCAGATGGGGCGTCTACTCACGGGTCTTGACGACCTAGGGGTGGCCGACCAGACGGTGGTCGTGGTCACGTCAGACCACGGCGAGATGCTGGGAGATCACGGCCTCATGTCCAAGCTGGGGTTCTTTGACCAGTCGTTCCACATCCCGCTGATCATCCGGTATCCGGCTCTTGACGGGCCGGCAGGCGGGGTGGTGGACCGGTTTACGGAGAACGTGGACCTAATGCCCACCCTGCTGGATCTGGCCGGTGCCGAGGTTCCGAGGCAGTGCCAGGGGCGGTCGCTACGTCCCTTTCTGGCCGGCGAGGAGCCCGACCAGTGGCGGTCGGCCGTTCACTGGGAGTACGACTTTCGCCTCTTTGCCGGGGTGGCGGACCTGCCCGGGAACCAGTGCAACCTGGCTGTGCACCGCGACCGGACGGGTAAGTACGTCCACTTCGCCGGCTGGCCGGCGCTGTTCTACGACCTCGTCGACGACCCAGGCGAGCGTCGACCGTTGGCGGCTCACCCCTCGATGGCTGACCATGCGGCGGCCCTCCTGGGTTGGAGAATGGCCACCGACGAACAGGAGTTGTCCGACCACCTCGCCCTGCCGGGTGGGATGGTCGTCTTGGACGCCTGA
- a CDS encoding MFS transporter, whose amino-acid sequence MLREGPARRGARSPAGFYGWHMVGLASLVGILTGPGQSMGVSVFREHLSSGLDLSDSAIASAYLVGTLVASGLQPRLGTWVDSVGVRRATVILGVIFAGALAHMSMIHGVVWLTVGFLGIRFLGQGALSLTSNVAVAHWFNQRRGFAMGVKTTVTFSGMSVVPVLLALTIETWGWRQAWLVAAAAIFLTVVPIGLFGFVDRPANLGQVPDGGNSDTPILLDRGVTSVVRAVAVRTGSFWTLAAVTVSGSLLGTGLIFHQSNLLGEIGYSNSEAAAMFLPTAVGSIVGGLSVGWLADRAIRPWLPATSAVLVALTTFLGGSAISFGAVLGYVLMLGLSMGAMASMNAALLPALFGVGHLGSITGFLGFLSVLGSSMGALAFSLGSDVFGDYRSASLAFTAAPLAVAVMAVMYRRHFLLNGRREV is encoded by the coding sequence ATGCTTCGAGAAGGTCCAGCCCGTAGGGGCGCCCGCTCGCCTGCTGGCTTCTATGGCTGGCACATGGTCGGGCTGGCTTCCCTTGTCGGCATCCTCACAGGACCCGGTCAGTCGATGGGCGTCTCGGTTTTTCGTGAACACCTTTCGTCGGGCCTTGATCTTTCCGATTCGGCCATCGCCAGCGCATACCTAGTCGGCACATTGGTGGCTTCTGGCCTCCAGCCGAGACTCGGGACTTGGGTCGATAGCGTCGGTGTTCGGCGGGCCACAGTGATACTCGGTGTGATCTTCGCTGGCGCCCTCGCCCACATGTCGATGATCCACGGCGTTGTCTGGCTGACAGTCGGTTTCCTAGGGATCCGCTTCCTAGGTCAGGGCGCTCTTAGCCTGACTTCAAACGTGGCTGTGGCGCACTGGTTCAACCAACGTCGCGGATTCGCCATGGGTGTGAAGACAACGGTGACCTTTAGCGGAATGAGCGTCGTTCCAGTTCTTCTGGCCCTCACCATCGAAACTTGGGGTTGGCGGCAAGCCTGGTTGGTAGCCGCGGCGGCGATCTTCCTAACAGTGGTCCCGATCGGTCTATTCGGCTTTGTGGACCGACCCGCCAATCTCGGTCAGGTGCCTGACGGCGGTAACTCCGACACTCCAATCCTCTTGGATCGTGGTGTTACATCGGTGGTCCGGGCTGTGGCGGTGCGAACGGGGTCGTTTTGGACACTGGCAGCGGTGACGGTTAGTGGTTCGCTTCTTGGGACCGGCCTGATATTCCACCAGAGCAATCTCCTAGGCGAGATCGGTTACTCGAACTCCGAGGCCGCCGCCATGTTCCTACCTACGGCCGTGGGATCGATAGTGGGGGGCCTGAGCGTCGGCTGGCTTGCAGACCGCGCGATCCGCCCTTGGCTGCCCGCTACTTCTGCCGTCCTGGTAGCCCTGACGACCTTCCTCGGGGGTTCTGCGATCTCGTTCGGGGCGGTTCTCGGCTATGTCCTGATGCTCGGACTGAGCATGGGGGCTATGGCCTCCATGAATGCTGCTCTGCTCCCTGCACTTTTCGGAGTCGGACACCTTGGGTCAATTACCGGCTTCCTGGGCTTTCTGAGTGTTCTGGGCTCCTCAATGGGAGCACTCGCCTTCTCGCTCGGTAGTGACGTGTTCGGCGACTACCGGAGCGCCAGCCTCGCATTCACAGCTGCCCCACTAGCAGTGGCAGTCATGGCGGTGATGTACCGCCGTCATTTCCTTCTCAACGGCAGACGAGAGGTCTAA
- a CDS encoding DUF2061 domain-containing protein — protein MREHPENPIFGPEDPRLDPPNPPEIQPARSIAKAISWRVVGTLDTLILSFVILSFLGPFFGLEEASSADKIRTAAFIALTEVATKMALYYLHERLWSRLQWNRTLDEEGHYRDGRWRSATKTATWRVLASADTMLLGFIFTGNLATAISIGGFEIITKLVLYFFHERYWARIRWGIIPGTV, from the coding sequence ATGAGGGAGCATCCCGAAAACCCGATCTTCGGACCTGAGGACCCGCGCCTGGATCCTCCTAATCCTCCAGAGATCCAGCCGGCGCGCTCGATCGCCAAGGCGATCTCCTGGCGGGTGGTGGGGACACTCGACACCCTGATCCTGTCCTTCGTCATCCTGAGCTTTCTCGGTCCATTCTTCGGTCTTGAGGAAGCAAGCAGCGCCGACAAGATAAGAACTGCGGCCTTCATTGCGTTAACCGAAGTCGCAACCAAGATGGCGCTCTACTACCTGCATGAGCGGCTCTGGTCCCGGCTGCAATGGAACCGCACCCTGGACGAGGAAGGCCACTACCGGGACGGTCGGTGGCGTTCGGCCACCAAGACAGCGACGTGGCGGGTGTTAGCAAGTGCGGACACCATGTTGCTGGGGTTCATCTTCACCGGCAATCTGGCGACAGCCATCTCGATCGGCGGGTTCGAGATCATCACAAAGTTGGTGCTCTATTTCTTCCACGAGCGGTACTGGGCTCGGATCCGCTGGGGGATCATCCCGGGGACTGTGTGA